In a single window of the uncultured Fibrobacter sp. genome:
- a CDS encoding thioredoxin family protein, translated as MNSMPPPEMQMQYSAGALKDGGKLTVWVTIPEKWHVNANEVTDEFLKPSSIEVKAEGIEFGEVVWPAPIKEYNEALELEILTFRGEFKIEIPVKSVADKYDSLGTEATFHYQACDNSICLAPASKTISLGANAAGAKSSNVNNSAKKNDSETEVASSTGDNENLDMGAVSDAGANEKLEASAASARIIALLFFAFLGGIILNLMPCVLPVLSLKLFSLIKQAGESRGRLLALGGATTAGILASFWALAAVVAAVKAGGGSAGWGMQFQSAGFIAFMVVILTAFAMSFFGVFEVWLPWGATTKMDEAGHKAGFAGAFFTGALLVLLSTPCSAPFLGTAMGFAFAQTTPVLFLFFTAAGLGLALPYMLVSAFPKVLKVFPKPGPWMVKLQKVMGVLLLASVVWLLWIVNEQAGTAGVGMFAIVVVASIACSVLLGKFAPPGVAFGREVAGIGLSVAVLVSIWFAAIAPEYERAASEKFNTRMQEQMTADGWYRYSPALIEEFAKANRTVFIDATADWCLTCKTNEAAVLNRDEFRRAMDSLNVALVKADWTRETPEVNALLKSMHKSGVPAYAIYPAGDVSRQIVLPELLTTSAIVEKIVSLK; from the coding sequence ATGAACTCCATGCCGCCCCCGGAAATGCAGATGCAGTACAGCGCAGGCGCATTGAAAGACGGTGGAAAACTGACCGTTTGGGTAACCATTCCCGAGAAGTGGCACGTGAATGCAAACGAAGTCACCGACGAATTCCTGAAGCCCTCTTCGATTGAAGTCAAGGCTGAAGGAATCGAATTCGGCGAAGTCGTGTGGCCCGCCCCGATCAAGGAATACAACGAAGCATTGGAACTTGAAATCCTCACCTTCCGCGGGGAATTCAAGATTGAAATTCCGGTGAAGAGCGTTGCCGACAAGTACGATAGCCTCGGAACCGAAGCGACATTCCATTACCAGGCCTGCGACAATTCCATTTGCCTCGCGCCTGCAAGCAAGACGATTTCGCTCGGCGCAAATGCGGCTGGCGCAAAATCCAGCAACGTGAATAACAGCGCAAAAAAAAACGACTCTGAAACTGAAGTAGCCTCCAGCACTGGCGACAACGAGAACCTGGATATGGGCGCCGTGAGCGATGCAGGCGCCAACGAGAAGTTGGAAGCAAGCGCCGCTTCGGCAAGAATTATCGCCCTTTTGTTTTTCGCTTTCCTCGGCGGAATTATTCTGAACTTGATGCCGTGCGTGCTGCCGGTGCTTTCGCTCAAGCTCTTTAGCCTGATCAAGCAGGCCGGCGAAAGTCGCGGACGGCTCCTCGCTTTGGGAGGAGCCACAACGGCGGGCATTCTGGCAAGTTTCTGGGCGCTGGCCGCCGTTGTCGCCGCCGTCAAGGCCGGCGGCGGGTCCGCGGGCTGGGGCATGCAATTCCAGAGCGCCGGATTCATCGCCTTCATGGTCGTGATTCTGACTGCATTTGCCATGAGCTTTTTCGGAGTGTTCGAAGTGTGGCTCCCGTGGGGTGCCACCACCAAGATGGATGAAGCCGGCCATAAGGCAGGATTTGCAGGCGCCTTCTTTACCGGCGCGTTGCTTGTTCTTTTAAGCACACCGTGTTCTGCTCCCTTCCTCGGCACTGCCATGGGATTCGCCTTTGCGCAAACGACGCCTGTACTCTTCTTGTTCTTTACGGCGGCAGGGCTCGGCCTTGCCCTCCCCTACATGCTCGTAAGCGCCTTCCCGAAAGTCCTCAAGGTATTCCCGAAACCAGGTCCATGGATGGTGAAGCTCCAGAAGGTGATGGGCGTATTGCTCCTTGCAAGCGTCGTTTGGCTCTTGTGGATTGTGAATGAACAGGCCGGCACCGCGGGCGTCGGGATGTTTGCCATTGTCGTAGTAGCAAGTATCGCCTGCAGCGTTCTGCTCGGCAAATTCGCGCCGCCGGGAGTTGCCTTCGGGCGCGAAGTCGCCGGAATCGGCTTGAGCGTCGCAGTTCTTGTATCAATTTGGTTTGCCGCAATCGCTCCTGAATACGAACGTGCTGCCAGCGAAAAGTTCAACACCCGCATGCAAGAACAGATGACGGCTGACGGCTGGTATCGTTATAGCCCCGCGCTCATCGAAGAATTTGCGAAAGCAAATCGCACCGTCTTCATCGACGCCACCGCCGACTGGTGCCTCACCTGCAAGACGAACGAAGCCGCCGTTCTCAACCGCGACGAATTCCGCCGCGCCATGGATAGCTTGAATGTGGCTTTGGTGAAGGCCGACTGGACTCGCGAAACTCCCGAAGTGAACGCACTCTTAAAGAGCATGCACAAGTCGGGCGTGCCCGCTTATGCGATTTATCCGGCTGGGGATGTGTCCAGACAGATTGTTCTGCCTGAGCTACTAACAACGAGCGCAATCGTCGAGAAGATTGTTTCTCTAAAGTAA